A stretch of the Gracilinanus agilis isolate LMUSP501 chromosome 4, AgileGrace, whole genome shotgun sequence genome encodes the following:
- the AGT gene encoding LOW QUALITY PROTEIN: angiotensinogen (The sequence of the model RefSeq protein was modified relative to this genomic sequence to represent the inferred CDS: substituted 1 base at 1 genomic stop codon), whose product MDQYIVGSCFLXTQHTNSGKAGIAPVSNTWSSMLPRVTILILLGWTALVVSDRVYVHPFYLLTYNKSSCDELKKVDAVTSEEQTFAPVPIQAKTSALDEMSVKEQLVSYAQTLDEEDKKRASGAAVLVNFVGFRMYKILKEIVTPDNGAILLSPVGLFGTLTSFYLGAEDPTATKLQELLGVPGEDQSCTSRLDAHKVFSALKAVQALLLAQEVKGSPSLLLTTVVGLFTSPNLRLKQSFVQGLAPFSSATYARSLDLATNSDLAAEKIDRFITAVTGWKRNIQLSGISPDTTLLFTTYMHFQGAIKGISKLAEPQVFWINNTTRISVPMLSGTGTFLHWNDVENNFSVTQVPFNKNAFLLLIKPQDDDLEKIENFVLGHNFSSWMKNLSPRYIHLTLPKLTQESSYDMQNLLTYTKLPGLLGKEAKLSKMSDANLKVGKVMNTVLFELKESQREQDSFQKHSEAFPLEVKLNSPFLMLLYEEESKVFFFLSRVTNPLSGI is encoded by the exons ATGGATCAGTACATAGTAGGATCTTGTTTTCTGTGAACTCAACACACAAATTCAG GTAAAGCAGGAATTGCACCTGTTAGTAACACCTGGTCCAGCATGTTACCGAGGGTCACCATCCTCATCTTGCTGGGCTGGACTGCCTTGGTGGTCAGTGACCGGGTGTACGTGCACCCTTTTTACCTCCTTACCTATAACAAAAGCAGCTGTGATGAGCTGAAGAAAGTGGATGCAGTGACCTCTGAGGAACAGACCTTTGCCCCCGTCCCAATTCAGGCCAAGACATCTGCTCTGGATGAGATGTCCGTGAAGGAGCAGCTGGTATCTTACGCCCAGACACTAGATGAAGAGGACAAGAAGAGAGCCAGTGGCGCCGCAGTCCTGGTGAACTTTGTGGGTTTCCGCATGTATAAGATACTAAAGGAGATCGTGACCCCAGACAATGGGGCAATTCTCTTGTCCCCCGTGGGCCTATTTGGGACTCTGACTTCCTTCTACCTGGGTGCTGAGGATCCCACAGCCACTAAACTCCAAGAACTTCTGGGTGTCCCTGGAGAAGATCAGAGCTGCACTTCCCGACTAGATGCACACAAGGTCTTCTCTGCCTTGAAGGCTGTCCAGGCCCTTCTCTTAGCCCAGGAAGTGAAGGGGAGCCCCAGTCTGCTCCTGACTACAGTGGTGGGCCTCTTCACCTCCCCTAACCTGCGTCTGAAGCAGTCATTTGTGCAAGGCTTGGCTCCCTTTTCCAGCGCCACCTACGCCCGCTCTCTAGATTTGGCCACAAACTCAGACCTTGCCGCAGAGAAAATCGACAGGTTCATTACAGCTGTCACAGGGTGGAAAAGGAACATACAACTGAGTGGAATCAGCCCCGACACCACATTGCTCTTCACTACTTACATGCACTTCCAAG GGGCAATAAAGGGAATTTCTAAACTGGCAGAGCCCCAGGTGTTCTGGATAAACAACACCACCAGGATATCCGTGCCAATGCTTTCAGGGACAGGCACCTTCCTGCACTGGAATGATGTGGAAAACAACTTTTCTGTGACTCAAGTGCCATTTAATAAGAATGCCTTCCTCCTACTGATAAAGCCTCAAGATGATGACCTAGAGAAAATCGAGAATTTTGTTTTGGGCCATAACTTTTCAAGTTGGATGAAAAATCTGTCCCCCCG GTATATCCATTTGACCTTGCCAAAACTGACACAAGAGAGCTCCTATGACATGCAGAACCTGCTCACCTACACCAAACTGCCTGGATTGCTTGGAAAGGAGGCAAAGCTGAGCAAAATGAGTGATGCAAACCTCAAAGTTGGAAAG GTGATGAATACAGTCCTTTTTGAATtgaaagagagccagagagaacAAGATTCTTTCCAAAAGCACAGTGAAGCCTTTCCTCTGGAAGTGAAACTGAACAGTCCATTCTTGATGCTTCTCTATGAGGAAGAATCaaaagtcttctttttcttgaGTCGTGTGACAAATCCATTGAGTGGTATTTGA